One Rhea pennata isolate bPtePen1 unplaced genomic scaffold, bPtePen1.pri scaffold_26, whole genome shotgun sequence genomic region harbors:
- the LOC134154361 gene encoding olfactory receptor 14C36-like, producing MSNSSSFNRFLLQAFANTRELQLLHFVLFLGIYLAAFLGNGLIITTIACNHRLHTPMYFFLLNLSILDLGTISTTVPKSMANSLWDTRAISYSGCAAQLFFLVLFIFAEYFLLTAMAFDCYIAICRPLHYGTLMGSRACVKMAAAAWASGFLCAVLHTANTFSIPLCQGNILEQFFCEIAQILKLSCSDTSLREVRLIVVSACLVSGCFVFTVLSYVEIFTAVLRIPSEQGRHKAFSMCLPHLAVVSLFVSTITFAHLKPPSISSPSLDLVMAVLYSVVPPTVNPLFYSMRNKELQDAVRKRIQWVQCLTSNCPMCTSFPFPAYLASHVH from the coding sequence atgtccaacagcagctccttcaacaGGTTCCTCCTCCAGGCATTTGCCAACacgcgggagctgcagctcctgcactttgTGCTCTTcttgggcatctacctggctgccttcctgggcaatggcctcatcatcacaaCCATAGCCTGCAACCACCGCCTCCACACCCctatgtacttcttcctcctcaacctctccatccttgaccttggcaccatctccaccactgtccccaaatccatggccaattccctgtgggacaccagagccatttcctactcaggatgtgctgcccagctcttttttcttgtccttttcatttttgctgagtattttcttctcactgccaTGGCCTTTGACTGCTATattgccatctgcagacccTTGCACTATGGGACcctcatgggcagcagagcttgtgtcaaaatggcagcagctgcctgggccagtggttttctctgtgctgtcctgcacactgctaacacattttcaataccactctgccaaggcaacatcctagagcagttcttctgtgaaattgcccagatcctcaagctctcctgctcagacacCAGCCTCAGGGAAGTCAGGCTTATTGTGGTTAGTGCCTGTTTAGtctctgggtgttttgttttcactgtgctgtcTTATGTggagatcttcactgctgtgctgaggatcccatCTGAGCAGGGCcgacacaaagccttttccatgtgcctccctcacctggctgtggtctccctcTTTGTCAGCACTATTACGTTTGCCCATCTGAAGCcgccctccatctcctccccatctctggaTCTGGTGATGGCAGTTCTGTACTCTGTTGTGCCTCCAACAGTAAACCCGCTcttctacagcatgaggaacaaggagctgcaAGATGCAGTAAGGAAACGGATCCAGTGGGTACAATGTCTGACCAGTAACTGCCCTATGTGCACCTCCTTCCCATTTCCAGCGTATTTGGCATCCCATGTGCATTAG